One part of the Paramormyrops kingsleyae isolate MSU_618 chromosome 2, PKINGS_0.4, whole genome shotgun sequence genome encodes these proteins:
- the dock5 gene encoding dedicator of cytokinesis protein 5 isoform X2, which produces MTRWIPTKREKYGVAIYNYDTEKPHELALQVGDTVHILETFEDWYRGYTLRNKSQKGIFPATYIHLKEARVEGIGQQETVIPADLPLVQELGATLREWAQIWHKLYVTNQTALFRNVQQMAYSLIEYRSQIVSGTLPKDDLIELKKKVTAKIDYGNRILGLDLVVRDEVGNTLDPDCTSTISLFRAHETASRSIDERIQEEKTRLQNLDTRRQSLFSTVHTYSLFMNLKNFVCNIGEDAELLMSLYDPDQSEFISENLMVRWDSTGMPKEIEKLNNLPALFTDLSSSDLIRQRLFLVCQIVRVGWLEAKDGKKQTAGLRRPFGVAVMDVTDIAHGKLDDEEKQHFIPFQQIAMETYIRQRQLIMSPLMPSRAIGENEPLTAVFNKVISTREVNHKGQGLFVTLKLLPGDLSQVQKDYPHFVDRSTVIVRKMGFPEIILPGNVRNDIYVTLLQGEFDRGKKKAPKNVEVTLSVLDENGMPMEKALFPGAGCDGITEYKSVIYYQVKQPCWNETVKVAIPIEDVCHSHLRLMFRHRSSQDSRDKSEKPFGMAFVRLMKADGTTLRDGRHDLIVYKVDAKKSEDAKTYLTLPGTCTEAEERERQSGKVPHVGSVPATKDSFQIATLTCSTKLTQNVDLLGLLNWRSNPQDLEQILQRLMEVEGGEIVKFLQDTLDALFSIMMENSEQDTYDMLVFNALVFIISLIGDIKFQHFNPVLETYITKHFSATLAYTKLTKVLNFYVGHAEDAGLSEKLYSALKALKYLFRFVVQSRVLYLRFYGSSEDGDDFFDSIRTLFLSFNALMDRPLDEGVKIKGAILKYLPTIINDIQNVFDPVEFSVLLTKFIESIPDAQLVRQKLGCMCKMVESDLFKQPECRDVLLPMLTDQLSGQLDDHSHKPDYEACAQLLSTMLDCLDRKGVGSTSAHVQMIMERLLRRVNRTVISMSRTSPLIDHYLACMTAILKQMDDAHYAHYISTFKTRQDIIDFLMETFIMFKDLIGNVFPSDWMIMNLLQIKVFLRAINQYSEVLNQYFLDPAHFELQLWNNYFHLTVAFLTHKSLQLESFSQEKRNKILNKYGDMRKNIGFKIREMWYNLGPHKMKFIPAMVGPILEVTLVLEPELRKATIPIFFDMMQCEYNFSSTHTFQTFENELISKLDQEVEGGRGDEQYKILLEKTLLEHCRRHRYLYQSGESLALLLSSLLDHLLAYRTITHDESPELRMSCTVNVLNFYKEKKREDIYIRYLYKLRDLHLHCENFTEAAYTLLLHAELLEWSDKPCAPHLVPREDLRGCTQQELKERLFQEIICYLDKGKMWEKAIEMCKQLAKLHENQMFDFVELSQLLKQQAQFYENIMHAMRPQPEYFAVGYYGLGFPSFLRNKMFIYRGKEYEWLEDFSLKLLSQFPMAVRMTSTALPDDSICNSPGQHIQCFTVKPVLKLPHQFKDKGVPEQVLNYYRTNEVDRFQYSRPFRKGAKDPDNEFATMWIERTTYFTCYRFPGILKWFEVKSISGEEISPLRNAIETMEMANERLGNLVQQQACDRSLPVHPLSMMLNGIVDPAVMGGFANYEKAFFIDTYIKEHPEDLESIEVLKHLIALQIPLLADGIRIHGEKSTEQLMPLHKRLVTCFQDLREKVEKLYGVITLPCSLTERKKSRVGSVVMPYIMSSTLRRMSTVSTLSTASSGLSSGSTSSEGGPSRPCSQDSLLSRASDRRASVLSQSEEDNRISRKNRKEWNVSKSQVLPERMSDQDETPPEKQQRPKSLQLGDRRLTLALFQGASSQLSLSHPLSPLPASPHTPRSSSYTSIPSDNDATPDTPETPPPMPPKKHVHDSELRYSSVEFTPPLPVKGNDVKPPPPPPKTRKSMLPS; this is translated from the exons TTGAAG ACTGGTATAGAGGATACACCCTCCGGAACAAATCTCAGAAG GGCATCTTTCCAGCCACCTACATCCACCTGAAGGAAGCCAGAGTTGAAGGCATCGG CCAGCAGGAAACCGTTATTCCAGCAGATCTGCCTCTAGTACAAGAGCTGGGGGCCACCCTTCGGGAATGGGCACAGATTTGGCACAAGCTCTACGTG ACGAACCAGACCGCCCTGTTCCGCAATGTGCAGCAGATGGCCTACAGCCTCATCGAGTACCGCTCACAGATTGTGTCCGGAACGCTGCCCAAGGACGACCTGATCGAGCTCAAGAAGAAGGTCACGGCCAAAATCGATTATGGAAACCG GATACTGGGCCTGGACCTGGTGGTCCGGGATGAGGTGGGGAACACACTGGACCCGGACTGTACCAGCACGATCAGCCTGTTCCGGGCACACGAGACGGCATCCCGCAGCATCGATGAGAGGATTCAGGAGGAAAAG ACTCGGCTGCAGAACCTGGACACCCGTAGACAATCCCTGTTCAGCACGGTCCACACCTACAGCCTTTTCATGAACCTGAAGAACTTTGTGTGTAACATTGGGGAGGATGCCGAGCTGCTGATGTCGCTCTATGACCCCGACCAGTCGGAATTCATCAG TGAGAACTTGATGGTGCGCTGGGACAGCACAGGCATGCCCAAGGAGATCGAGAAGCTCAACAACCTCCCCGCCCTATTCACG GACCTGAGCAGCAGTGACCTCATCCGCCAACGACTCTTCCTAGTCTGTCAGATCGTGCGAGTCGGCTGGTTGGAGGCAAAGGATGGCAAGAAACAAACAGCCGGCCTACGCAGGCCCTTTGGCGTGGCTG TGATGGATGTCACGGACATCGCTCACGGCAAGCTGGACGACGAGGAGAAGCAGCACTTCATCCCTTTCCAGCA GATTGCCATGGAGACCTACATCCGTCAGAGGCAACTCATCATGTCGCCTCTGATGCCATCCCGGGCGATCGGGGAGAACGAGCCCCTCACTGCCGTCTTCAACAAAGTCATCTCCACCCGCGAGGTCAACCACAAGGGCCAAg GCCTGTTCGTGACCCTGAAGCTGCTCCCCGGTGACCTCAGCCAGGTTCAGAAAGACTACCCCCACTTTGTGGATCGCAGCACCGTCATCGTCCGCAAAATGGGCTTCCCCGAAATAATCCTGCCAG gaaaCGTACGGAATGATATCTACGTGACGCTGCTGCAGGGGGAATTTGACCGGGGCAAGAAGAAGGCTCCAAAAAATGTGGAAGTGACGCTGAGTGTCCTAGATGAGAACGGCATGCCCATGGAG AAAGCCTTGTTCCCTGGGGCAGGCTGCGATGGGATCACAGAGTACAAGTCTGTCATTTACTATCAGGTTAAGCAGCCTTGCTGGAATGAGACGGTCAAG GTCGCCATTCCCATTGAGGATGTGTGCCACTCTCACCTCCGGCTGATGTTCCGCCACCGCTCATCCCAGGACT CCCGGGACAAATCGGAGAAGCCCTTTGGTATGGCCTTCGTGCGGCTGATGAAGGCAGATGGGACCACACTGAGGGATGGCAGGCACGATCTCATTGTTTACAAG GTGGATGCAAAGAAATCAGAGGATGCCAAGACTTACCTAACCTTGCCTGGCACGTGCACGGAGgcggaggagagggagaggcagTCTGGCAAGGTTCCCCATGTGGGCTCCGTACCTGCGACCAAGGACAGCTTCCAGATCGCCACACTGACCTGTTCCACCAAGCTCACTCAGAATG TGGATTTGCTGGGGCTGCTGAACTGGAGGTCCAACCCCCAGGACCTGGAGCAGATTCTGCAGCGCCTGATGGAGGTGGAGGGTGGGGAGATCGTTAAG TTTTTGCAGGACACGCTGGACGCCCTCTTCAGCATCATGATGGAGAACTCGGAGCAGGACACCTACGACATGCTGGTGTTCAATGCCCTG GTGTTCATCATCTCGCTGATTGGGGACATCAAGTTTCAGCACTTCAACCCGGTCCTGGAGACCTACATCACTAAGCACTTCAGTGCCACGCTGGCGTACAC GAAGCTGACCAAGGTACTGAACTTCTATGTGGGACATGCTGAGGACGCTGGCCTCAGCGAAAAGCTTTACTCCGCACTCAAGGCCCTCAAGTACCTGTTTCGGTTTGTGGTGCAGTCGCGGGTGCTCTACCTCAG ATTTTACGGAAGCAGCGAGGACGGGGATGATTTTTTCGACTCTATCCGGACCCTCTTCCTGTCCTTCAATGCGCTTATGGACAGGCCGCTGGACGAAGGCGTGAAGATCAAG GGAGCAATACTGAAATATCTCCCCACCATCATCAACGACATCCAGAATGTCTTTGACCCCGTGGAATTCAG CGTCCTCCTGACCAAGTTCATCGAGAGCATCCCCGACGCCCAACTGGTGAGGCAGAAGCTGGGCTGCATGTGCAAGATGGTGGAGAGTGACCTCTTCAAGCAACCGG aatgCCGTGACGTGCTGCTGCCAATGCTGACAGACCAGTTGAGTGGCCAGCTGGATGACCACTCCCACAAGCCGGATTATGAGGCCTGCGCCCAGCTGCTAAGCACCATGCTGGACTGCCTGGATCGTAAGGGCGTG GGTTCTACCAGCGCACACGTGCAGATGATCATGGAGCGCCTGCTTCGCCGGGTCAACCGCACCGTCATCAGCATGAGCCGCACCTCTCCGCTCATT GATCACTATCTGGCCTGCATGACGGCGATCCTGAAGCAGATGGATGACGCGCACTACGCCCACTACATCAGCACCTTCAAGACCCGGCAGGACATCATC GACTTCCTCATGGAGACTTTCATCATGTTCAAAGACCTGATTGGCAACGTCTTCCCTTCCGACTGGATGATCATGAACCTGTTGCAGATCAAGGTTTTCTTGAGGGCCATCAACCAGTATTCAGAGGTCCTCAATCAGTACTTCCTGGACCCAGCTCATTTTGAGCTGCAG CTCTGGAACAACTACTTTCACCTGACTGTGGCTTTTCTGACCCACAAGTCTTTGCAGCTAGAATCTTTTTCTCAAGAGAAACGCAATAAGATTCTGAACAA ATATGGTGACATGAGAAAGAACATTGGATTCAAGATACGTGAGATGTGGTACAACCTTG GCCCCCACAAGATGAAGTTCATCCCGGCCATGGTGGGTCCAATCCTGGAGGTCACGCTGGTGCTGGAGCCGGAGCTGCGGAAAGCCACCATCCCCATCTTCTTTGACATGATGCAGTGTGAATACAACTTCAGCTCCACCCACACCTTTCAGACG TTTGAAAATGAGCTGATCAGTAAGCTGGACCAGGAGGTGGAGGGCGGCCGAGGGGACGAGCAGTACAAGATACTCTTGGAGAAAAC GTTGCTGGAGCACTGCCGACGACACCGGTACCTGTACCAGTCCGGCGAGAGCCTGGCGCTGTTGCTGAGCAGCCTGCTGGATCACCTGCTGGCGTACCGCACCATCACCCACGACGAGAGCCCCGAGCTTCGCATGAGCTGCACCGTCAATGTGCTG AATTTCTACAAGGAGAAGAAGAGGGAGGACATCTACATCCG GTACCTGTACAAGCTGCGGGACCTGCACCTGCACTGTGAGAACTTCACTGAGGCGGCATACACCCTGCTCCTCCACGCTGAGCTCCTGGAG tgGTCCGACAAGCCTTGTGCCCCCCACTTGGTCCCGCGCGAGGATCTGCGTGGCTGTACCCAGCAGGAGCTGAAGGAGAGGCTCTTCCAGGAGATCATATGCTACCTAGACAAGGGCAAG ATGTGGGAGAAGGCCATTGAGATGTGCAAGCAGCTGGCCAAGCTGCATGAGAACCAGATGTTTGACTTCGTGGAGCTCAGCCAGCTGTTG AAACAGCAGGCCCAGTTCTACGAGAACATCATGCACGCCATGCGCCCCCAGCCCGAGTACTTCGCCGTGGGTTACTACGGCCTCGGTTTCCCTTCCTTCCTCAGG aacaaaatgtttatttaccGTGGTAAGGAGTATGAGTGGCTGGAGGATTTCAGCTTGAAGCTCCTATCCCAGTTCCCTATGGCGGTACGGATGACCAGCACGGCGCTCCCTGATGACAGCATCTGCAACTCGCCAGGGCAAC ACATCCAGTGTTTCACGGTGAAGCCTGTTCTGAAGCTGCCTCATCAGTTTAAAGACAAGGGAGTACCAGAGCAGGTCCTCAA TTACTACAGGACCAATGAAGTGGACCGGTTCCAGTACTCCAGGCCCTTCCGGAAAGGGGCAAAAGACCCAGATAACGAGTTCGCC ACCATGTGGATCGAGAGGACCACCTACTTCACGTGCTACCGCTTCCCTGGAATTCTGAAGTGGTTTGAAGTGAAGTCGATCTCTGGG GAGGAGATTAGCCCTCTGAGGAACGCCATTGAGACGATGGAGATGGCCAACGAAAGGCTGGGCAACCTggtgcagcagcaggcgtgcgaccgctCCCTGCCCGTGCACCCGCTCTCCATGATGCTCAACGGCATAGTGGACCCAGCCGTCATGGGAGGCTTCGCCAACTATGAGAAG GCATTCTTTATAGACACCTATATCAAGGAACACCCTGAGGACCTGGAAAGCATAGAGGTCCTCAAGCACCTAATTGCCTTGCAG ATTCCCCTCCTGGCAGACGGAATTCGGATCCATGGTGAGAAGTCAACGGAGCAGCTCATGCCTTTGCACAAGCGCTTAGTGACCTGCTTCCAGGACCTGCGGGAGAAGGTGGAGAAACTCTATGGAGTCATCACCCTG CCCTGCTCGCTGACGGAGAGGAAGAAGAgccgcgtgggctctgtcgtCATGCCCTACATCATGTCCTCCACCTTGCGGCGCATGTCCACCGTCTCCACCCTGTCCACCGCCTCCTCGGGCCTCTCCAGCGGATCGACGTCCTCCGAGGGAGGTCCCTCCCGACCCTGCTCCCAGGA TTCTCTGTTGTCCCGAGCCAGTGACCGGCGGGCTTCCGTTTTATCCCAGTCCGAGGAGGACAACCGGATCAGCCGCAAGAACCGGAAGGAATGGAACGTGAGCAAGTCGCAAGTTCTGCCGGAGAGGATGTCGGACCAGGATGAG ACCCCCCCGGAGAAGCAGCAGAGGCCCAAGAGCCTGCAGCTGGGGGACCGGCGCCTCACCCTGGCGCTCTTCCAGGGCGCCTCCTCGCAGCTGAGCCTGTCACACCCGCTGAGCCCCCTGCCGGCCTCGCCGCACACTCCCCGCAGCTCCA GTTATACGTCTATCCCGAGTGACAATGACGCAACCCCTGACACCCCTGAGACACCCCCACCCATGCCACCCAAGAAGCACGTCCATGACAGCGAACTCCGCTACAGCTCTGTCGAG TTCACCCCCCCACTGCCAGTAAAAGGAAATGACGTCAAGCCTCCTCCTCCGCCCCCAAAAACACGCAAGTCCATGCTTCCTTCGTAG
- the dock5 gene encoding dedicator of cytokinesis protein 5 isoform X1, translating to MTRWIPTKREKYGVAIYNYDTEKPHELALQVGDTVHILETFEDWYRGYTLRNKSQKGIFPATYIHLKEARVEGIGQQETVIPADLPLVQELGATLREWAQIWHKLYVTNQTALFRNVQQMAYSLIEYRSQIVSGTLPKDDLIELKKKVTAKIDYGNRILGLDLVVRDEVGNTLDPDCTSTISLFRAHETASRSIDERIQEEKTRLQNLDTRRQSLFSTVHTYSLFMNLKNFVCNIGEDAELLMSLYDPDQSEFISENLMVRWDSTGMPKEIEKLNNLPALFTDLSSSDLIRQRLFLVCQIVRVGWLEAKDGKKQTAGLRRPFGVAVMDVTDIAHGKLDDEEKQHFIPFQQIAMETYIRQRQLIMSPLMPSRAIGENEPLTAVFNKVISTREVNHKGQGLFVTLKLLPGDLSQVQKDYPHFVDRSTVIVRKMGFPEIILPGNVRNDIYVTLLQGEFDRGKKKAPKNVEVTLSVLDENGMPMEKALFPGAGCDGITEYKSVIYYQVKQPCWNETVKVAIPIEDVCHSHLRLMFRHRSSQDSRDKSEKPFGMAFVRLMKADGTTLRDGRHDLIVYKGRASGNRTMQYKTMQCSARQIAVQYKPRQCRTNSSAIQDNAGQNSVDAKKSEDAKTYLTLPGTCTEAEERERQSGKVPHVGSVPATKDSFQIATLTCSTKLTQNVDLLGLLNWRSNPQDLEQILQRLMEVEGGEIVKFLQDTLDALFSIMMENSEQDTYDMLVFNALVFIISLIGDIKFQHFNPVLETYITKHFSATLAYTKLTKVLNFYVGHAEDAGLSEKLYSALKALKYLFRFVVQSRVLYLRFYGSSEDGDDFFDSIRTLFLSFNALMDRPLDEGVKIKGAILKYLPTIINDIQNVFDPVEFSVLLTKFIESIPDAQLVRQKLGCMCKMVESDLFKQPECRDVLLPMLTDQLSGQLDDHSHKPDYEACAQLLSTMLDCLDRKGVGSTSAHVQMIMERLLRRVNRTVISMSRTSPLIDHYLACMTAILKQMDDAHYAHYISTFKTRQDIIDFLMETFIMFKDLIGNVFPSDWMIMNLLQIKVFLRAINQYSEVLNQYFLDPAHFELQLWNNYFHLTVAFLTHKSLQLESFSQEKRNKILNKYGDMRKNIGFKIREMWYNLGPHKMKFIPAMVGPILEVTLVLEPELRKATIPIFFDMMQCEYNFSSTHTFQTFENELISKLDQEVEGGRGDEQYKILLEKTLLEHCRRHRYLYQSGESLALLLSSLLDHLLAYRTITHDESPELRMSCTVNVLNFYKEKKREDIYIRYLYKLRDLHLHCENFTEAAYTLLLHAELLEWSDKPCAPHLVPREDLRGCTQQELKERLFQEIICYLDKGKMWEKAIEMCKQLAKLHENQMFDFVELSQLLKQQAQFYENIMHAMRPQPEYFAVGYYGLGFPSFLRNKMFIYRGKEYEWLEDFSLKLLSQFPMAVRMTSTALPDDSICNSPGQHIQCFTVKPVLKLPHQFKDKGVPEQVLNYYRTNEVDRFQYSRPFRKGAKDPDNEFATMWIERTTYFTCYRFPGILKWFEVKSISGEEISPLRNAIETMEMANERLGNLVQQQACDRSLPVHPLSMMLNGIVDPAVMGGFANYEKAFFIDTYIKEHPEDLESIEVLKHLIALQIPLLADGIRIHGEKSTEQLMPLHKRLVTCFQDLREKVEKLYGVITLPCSLTERKKSRVGSVVMPYIMSSTLRRMSTVSTLSTASSGLSSGSTSSEGGPSRPCSQDSLLSRASDRRASVLSQSEEDNRISRKNRKEWNVSKSQVLPERMSDQDETPPEKQQRPKSLQLGDRRLTLALFQGASSQLSLSHPLSPLPASPHTPRSSSYTSIPSDNDATPDTPETPPPMPPKKHVHDSELRYSSVEFTPPLPVKGNDVKPPPPPPKTRKSMLPS from the exons TTGAAG ACTGGTATAGAGGATACACCCTCCGGAACAAATCTCAGAAG GGCATCTTTCCAGCCACCTACATCCACCTGAAGGAAGCCAGAGTTGAAGGCATCGG CCAGCAGGAAACCGTTATTCCAGCAGATCTGCCTCTAGTACAAGAGCTGGGGGCCACCCTTCGGGAATGGGCACAGATTTGGCACAAGCTCTACGTG ACGAACCAGACCGCCCTGTTCCGCAATGTGCAGCAGATGGCCTACAGCCTCATCGAGTACCGCTCACAGATTGTGTCCGGAACGCTGCCCAAGGACGACCTGATCGAGCTCAAGAAGAAGGTCACGGCCAAAATCGATTATGGAAACCG GATACTGGGCCTGGACCTGGTGGTCCGGGATGAGGTGGGGAACACACTGGACCCGGACTGTACCAGCACGATCAGCCTGTTCCGGGCACACGAGACGGCATCCCGCAGCATCGATGAGAGGATTCAGGAGGAAAAG ACTCGGCTGCAGAACCTGGACACCCGTAGACAATCCCTGTTCAGCACGGTCCACACCTACAGCCTTTTCATGAACCTGAAGAACTTTGTGTGTAACATTGGGGAGGATGCCGAGCTGCTGATGTCGCTCTATGACCCCGACCAGTCGGAATTCATCAG TGAGAACTTGATGGTGCGCTGGGACAGCACAGGCATGCCCAAGGAGATCGAGAAGCTCAACAACCTCCCCGCCCTATTCACG GACCTGAGCAGCAGTGACCTCATCCGCCAACGACTCTTCCTAGTCTGTCAGATCGTGCGAGTCGGCTGGTTGGAGGCAAAGGATGGCAAGAAACAAACAGCCGGCCTACGCAGGCCCTTTGGCGTGGCTG TGATGGATGTCACGGACATCGCTCACGGCAAGCTGGACGACGAGGAGAAGCAGCACTTCATCCCTTTCCAGCA GATTGCCATGGAGACCTACATCCGTCAGAGGCAACTCATCATGTCGCCTCTGATGCCATCCCGGGCGATCGGGGAGAACGAGCCCCTCACTGCCGTCTTCAACAAAGTCATCTCCACCCGCGAGGTCAACCACAAGGGCCAAg GCCTGTTCGTGACCCTGAAGCTGCTCCCCGGTGACCTCAGCCAGGTTCAGAAAGACTACCCCCACTTTGTGGATCGCAGCACCGTCATCGTCCGCAAAATGGGCTTCCCCGAAATAATCCTGCCAG gaaaCGTACGGAATGATATCTACGTGACGCTGCTGCAGGGGGAATTTGACCGGGGCAAGAAGAAGGCTCCAAAAAATGTGGAAGTGACGCTGAGTGTCCTAGATGAGAACGGCATGCCCATGGAG AAAGCCTTGTTCCCTGGGGCAGGCTGCGATGGGATCACAGAGTACAAGTCTGTCATTTACTATCAGGTTAAGCAGCCTTGCTGGAATGAGACGGTCAAG GTCGCCATTCCCATTGAGGATGTGTGCCACTCTCACCTCCGGCTGATGTTCCGCCACCGCTCATCCCAGGACT CCCGGGACAAATCGGAGAAGCCCTTTGGTATGGCCTTCGTGCGGCTGATGAAGGCAGATGGGACCACACTGAGGGATGGCAGGCACGATCTCATTGTTTACAAG GGTAGAGCATCGGGGAATAGGACAATGCAATACAAGACAATGCAGTGCAGTGCAAGACAGATAGCAGTGCAGTACAAGccaagacagtgcaggacaaacagcagtgcaattcAAGACAATGCAGGACAAAACAGT GTGGATGCAAAGAAATCAGAGGATGCCAAGACTTACCTAACCTTGCCTGGCACGTGCACGGAGgcggaggagagggagaggcagTCTGGCAAGGTTCCCCATGTGGGCTCCGTACCTGCGACCAAGGACAGCTTCCAGATCGCCACACTGACCTGTTCCACCAAGCTCACTCAGAATG TGGATTTGCTGGGGCTGCTGAACTGGAGGTCCAACCCCCAGGACCTGGAGCAGATTCTGCAGCGCCTGATGGAGGTGGAGGGTGGGGAGATCGTTAAG TTTTTGCAGGACACGCTGGACGCCCTCTTCAGCATCATGATGGAGAACTCGGAGCAGGACACCTACGACATGCTGGTGTTCAATGCCCTG GTGTTCATCATCTCGCTGATTGGGGACATCAAGTTTCAGCACTTCAACCCGGTCCTGGAGACCTACATCACTAAGCACTTCAGTGCCACGCTGGCGTACAC GAAGCTGACCAAGGTACTGAACTTCTATGTGGGACATGCTGAGGACGCTGGCCTCAGCGAAAAGCTTTACTCCGCACTCAAGGCCCTCAAGTACCTGTTTCGGTTTGTGGTGCAGTCGCGGGTGCTCTACCTCAG ATTTTACGGAAGCAGCGAGGACGGGGATGATTTTTTCGACTCTATCCGGACCCTCTTCCTGTCCTTCAATGCGCTTATGGACAGGCCGCTGGACGAAGGCGTGAAGATCAAG GGAGCAATACTGAAATATCTCCCCACCATCATCAACGACATCCAGAATGTCTTTGACCCCGTGGAATTCAG CGTCCTCCTGACCAAGTTCATCGAGAGCATCCCCGACGCCCAACTGGTGAGGCAGAAGCTGGGCTGCATGTGCAAGATGGTGGAGAGTGACCTCTTCAAGCAACCGG aatgCCGTGACGTGCTGCTGCCAATGCTGACAGACCAGTTGAGTGGCCAGCTGGATGACCACTCCCACAAGCCGGATTATGAGGCCTGCGCCCAGCTGCTAAGCACCATGCTGGACTGCCTGGATCGTAAGGGCGTG GGTTCTACCAGCGCACACGTGCAGATGATCATGGAGCGCCTGCTTCGCCGGGTCAACCGCACCGTCATCAGCATGAGCCGCACCTCTCCGCTCATT GATCACTATCTGGCCTGCATGACGGCGATCCTGAAGCAGATGGATGACGCGCACTACGCCCACTACATCAGCACCTTCAAGACCCGGCAGGACATCATC GACTTCCTCATGGAGACTTTCATCATGTTCAAAGACCTGATTGGCAACGTCTTCCCTTCCGACTGGATGATCATGAACCTGTTGCAGATCAAGGTTTTCTTGAGGGCCATCAACCAGTATTCAGAGGTCCTCAATCAGTACTTCCTGGACCCAGCTCATTTTGAGCTGCAG CTCTGGAACAACTACTTTCACCTGACTGTGGCTTTTCTGACCCACAAGTCTTTGCAGCTAGAATCTTTTTCTCAAGAGAAACGCAATAAGATTCTGAACAA ATATGGTGACATGAGAAAGAACATTGGATTCAAGATACGTGAGATGTGGTACAACCTTG GCCCCCACAAGATGAAGTTCATCCCGGCCATGGTGGGTCCAATCCTGGAGGTCACGCTGGTGCTGGAGCCGGAGCTGCGGAAAGCCACCATCCCCATCTTCTTTGACATGATGCAGTGTGAATACAACTTCAGCTCCACCCACACCTTTCAGACG TTTGAAAATGAGCTGATCAGTAAGCTGGACCAGGAGGTGGAGGGCGGCCGAGGGGACGAGCAGTACAAGATACTCTTGGAGAAAAC GTTGCTGGAGCACTGCCGACGACACCGGTACCTGTACCAGTCCGGCGAGAGCCTGGCGCTGTTGCTGAGCAGCCTGCTGGATCACCTGCTGGCGTACCGCACCATCACCCACGACGAGAGCCCCGAGCTTCGCATGAGCTGCACCGTCAATGTGCTG AATTTCTACAAGGAGAAGAAGAGGGAGGACATCTACATCCG GTACCTGTACAAGCTGCGGGACCTGCACCTGCACTGTGAGAACTTCACTGAGGCGGCATACACCCTGCTCCTCCACGCTGAGCTCCTGGAG tgGTCCGACAAGCCTTGTGCCCCCCACTTGGTCCCGCGCGAGGATCTGCGTGGCTGTACCCAGCAGGAGCTGAAGGAGAGGCTCTTCCAGGAGATCATATGCTACCTAGACAAGGGCAAG ATGTGGGAGAAGGCCATTGAGATGTGCAAGCAGCTGGCCAAGCTGCATGAGAACCAGATGTTTGACTTCGTGGAGCTCAGCCAGCTGTTG AAACAGCAGGCCCAGTTCTACGAGAACATCATGCACGCCATGCGCCCCCAGCCCGAGTACTTCGCCGTGGGTTACTACGGCCTCGGTTTCCCTTCCTTCCTCAGG aacaaaatgtttatttaccGTGGTAAGGAGTATGAGTGGCTGGAGGATTTCAGCTTGAAGCTCCTATCCCAGTTCCCTATGGCGGTACGGATGACCAGCACGGCGCTCCCTGATGACAGCATCTGCAACTCGCCAGGGCAAC ACATCCAGTGTTTCACGGTGAAGCCTGTTCTGAAGCTGCCTCATCAGTTTAAAGACAAGGGAGTACCAGAGCAGGTCCTCAA TTACTACAGGACCAATGAAGTGGACCGGTTCCAGTACTCCAGGCCCTTCCGGAAAGGGGCAAAAGACCCAGATAACGAGTTCGCC ACCATGTGGATCGAGAGGACCACCTACTTCACGTGCTACCGCTTCCCTGGAATTCTGAAGTGGTTTGAAGTGAAGTCGATCTCTGGG GAGGAGATTAGCCCTCTGAGGAACGCCATTGAGACGATGGAGATGGCCAACGAAAGGCTGGGCAACCTggtgcagcagcaggcgtgcgaccgctCCCTGCCCGTGCACCCGCTCTCCATGATGCTCAACGGCATAGTGGACCCAGCCGTCATGGGAGGCTTCGCCAACTATGAGAAG GCATTCTTTATAGACACCTATATCAAGGAACACCCTGAGGACCTGGAAAGCATAGAGGTCCTCAAGCACCTAATTGCCTTGCAG ATTCCCCTCCTGGCAGACGGAATTCGGATCCATGGTGAGAAGTCAACGGAGCAGCTCATGCCTTTGCACAAGCGCTTAGTGACCTGCTTCCAGGACCTGCGGGAGAAGGTGGAGAAACTCTATGGAGTCATCACCCTG CCCTGCTCGCTGACGGAGAGGAAGAAGAgccgcgtgggctctgtcgtCATGCCCTACATCATGTCCTCCACCTTGCGGCGCATGTCCACCGTCTCCACCCTGTCCACCGCCTCCTCGGGCCTCTCCAGCGGATCGACGTCCTCCGAGGGAGGTCCCTCCCGACCCTGCTCCCAGGA TTCTCTGTTGTCCCGAGCCAGTGACCGGCGGGCTTCCGTTTTATCCCAGTCCGAGGAGGACAACCGGATCAGCCGCAAGAACCGGAAGGAATGGAACGTGAGCAAGTCGCAAGTTCTGCCGGAGAGGATGTCGGACCAGGATGAG ACCCCCCCGGAGAAGCAGCAGAGGCCCAAGAGCCTGCAGCTGGGGGACCGGCGCCTCACCCTGGCGCTCTTCCAGGGCGCCTCCTCGCAGCTGAGCCTGTCACACCCGCTGAGCCCCCTGCCGGCCTCGCCGCACACTCCCCGCAGCTCCA GTTATACGTCTATCCCGAGTGACAATGACGCAACCCCTGACACCCCTGAGACACCCCCACCCATGCCACCCAAGAAGCACGTCCATGACAGCGAACTCCGCTACAGCTCTGTCGAG TTCACCCCCCCACTGCCAGTAAAAGGAAATGACGTCAAGCCTCCTCCTCCGCCCCCAAAAACACGCAAGTCCATGCTTCCTTCGTAG